Proteins found in one Parasteatoda tepidariorum isolate YZ-2023 chromosome 7, CAS_Ptep_4.0, whole genome shotgun sequence genomic segment:
- the LOC107446164 gene encoding vezatin isoform X1 encodes MNSTDDSENSEGVSDTDEEWDEDVVLPNSPLCDYIKDLDISDSDLMQEENEPAVQSEILIKNLSDKGDFKHFNISIKEKVLSVINIMYSVFLSHVYVIEHYLTTYVLEKIISKNLLIEEDKAFLLNWNSGKQTFRIWDLLRQIFIVITLTLFAVSFILFTLMNLNTDQIISSIFADWQAMICIYPCFGCLLLLAFNTIEIFQCFLMYYRLKNLSRNMHNLYSVVKKCIRLIQESELIARGFTAASVCSLAERLELSSNLPIASTQRQYIELRKYVFSWLKDILMQYRYATSTLIDRVSPDLEFDFTSNYLAKLNIKEFGLILQYDTNSDTELEELKIVTDNFSIMSLKTMFDLMEIQVSEFFKCLYLSSTIHTERRSKSYGLLQTVESSERRTDVTVLNKNMKILLDKIEEKYKYYRCFEVMNVSVPKKNNSSGESGLLLTIHNMSLHLKSALSRLIEIEDRFGDKCLIFENSKNKSVVKEINSLLQIVKSETSAFEDCFSKCNELVTEIIDDKVKKSLDDARECTVTDEDDGMESFNQYIEQCDDEIDVQDEVYEDVISKSNCTSDDIKVFHQEDCTKNLKLLKELKNVLVIKAEEHQNREKIALCRRKGQKGLKDDDMDSNDNINSMSKADSLSDFRKKNNILDFTGRKQQRVGMFKIDNNSDDSITTSKESAIFSQNISNLRETYNESDISSETESETENSNNRLGFLLDQKCKNSKFVLGDRKDSFAAAIASMAAQQRLTLGLSNEEFGCDDDEVDSEN; translated from the coding sequence atgaattccacTGATGATAGTGAAAACAGTGAGGGAGTGTCGGACACAGATGAAGAGTGGGATGAAGATGTTGTTCTTCCAAACTCACCCCTCTGCGACTATATAAAAGATCTTGATATATCAGATAGTGACTTAATGCAAGAGGAGAATGAACCAGCAGTACAAAGTGAAATCCTTATTAAAAATCTCTCTGACAAAGGTGactttaagcattttaatatttcaataaaagaaaaagtattgagtgttattaatattatgtattcagtATTTTTGTCTCATGTTTATGTTATTGAGCATTATTTAACCACTtatgttttggaaaaaattataagtaaaaatcttttaatagaaGAAGATAAagcgtttttattaaattggaaTTCTGGAAAACAAACTTTTAGAATATGGGACCTGTTGCGACAAATATTCATAGTTATTACTCTCACTCTCTTTGCTGTTAGCTTTATACTCTTCACTCTTATGAATCTAAATACTGatcaaattatttcttctatATTTGCAGATTGGCAAGCAATGATATGTATTTATCCTTGTTTTGGATGTTTATTGCTTTTGGCATTCAAtactattgaaatatttcaatgttttctaATGTATTATCgtttgaaaaatctttcaagAAACATGCATAATTTATATTCTGTTGTTAAGAAATGTATTCGATTAATTCAAGAGTCAGAACTTATTGCTCGAGGATTTACCGCTGCATCGGTTTGTTCATTGGCGGAACGACTTGAGTTGTCATCGAATTTACCGATTGCCTCTACACAAAGGCAATATATTGagttaagaaaatatgtattttcttgGCTTAAAGATATCTTAATGCAGTATAGATATGCAACCAGTACTTTAATTGATAGAGTTTCTCCAGATTTGGAATTTGATTTTACCAGTAATTATCTAGCTAAGTTAAATATCAAAGAGTTTGGTCTAATTCTTCAATATGATACTAATTCAGATACTGAATTGGaagagttaaaaattgttactGACAATTTCTCTATTATGTCTTTGAAAACTATGTTTGATTTGATGGAAATTCaggtttctgaattttttaaatgtttgtatcTGTCTTCAACTATTCACACCGAAAGACGATCCAAAAGTTATGGTTTACTGCAAACTGTCGAGTCTTCTGAACGTCGTACAGATGTAActgtcttaaataaaaatatgaaaatactaCTTGACAAAATTgaagagaaatataaatattatcgaTGCTTCGAAGTTATGAATGTCAGTGTGCCAAAAAAGAACAATTCCTCTGGGGAATCAGGACTACTTTTAACAATTCACAATATGAGTCTTCACTTAAAATCTGCTTTAAGTAGACTGATCGAAATTGAAGACAGATTTGGcgataaatgtttaatttttgagaattcAAAGAATAAATCCGTTGTGAAAGAAATTAACTCATTACTTCAGATTGTAAAAAGTGAAACTTCAGCATTTGaagattgtttttcaaaatgtaatgaaCTTGTAACTGAGATAATAGATGATAAGGTGAAGAAAAGTCTTGATGATGCTCGAGAATGCACAGTAACAGACGAAGATGATGGTATGGAATCGTTTAACCAATATATTGAGCAGTGTGACGATGAAATTGATGTTCAAGATGAGGTATATGAAGACGTTATATCAAAAAGTAACTGCACATCTGATGACATTAAAGTGTTTCACCAGGAAGattgtacaaaaaatttgaagttgcttaaagaactaaaaaatgTTCTTGTGATTAAAGCTGAAGAACATCAAAATCGGGAGAAAATTGCTTTGTGTAGAAGAAAAGGACAGAAAGGGTTAAAAGATGATGACATGGACTCTAATGACAATATTAATAGCATGTCTAAAGCTGATAGCTTATCTGATTTTCGTAAAAAGAACAACATATTGGACTTTACTGGTAGAAAACAGCAAAGAGTGGGAATGTTCAAAATTGATAACAACTCTGATGACTCTATTACCACATCAAAAGAAAGTGCAatcttttctcaaaatatttcgaatttgagAGAAACATATAATGAAAGTGATATTTCCAGTGAAACCGAATCAGAAACTGAGAATTCGAATAATAGACTAGGGTTTCTTCTAGATCAGAAATGTAAAAACTCTAAATTTGTGCTTGGTGACCGCAAAGATTCATTTGCTGCTGCTATTGCATCAATGGCAGCTCAGCAGCGCTTAACTTTAGGTTTATCAAATGAAGAATTTGGTTGTGATGACGATGAGGTTGATTCTGAGAACTAA